The uncultured Methanomethylovorans sp. genome contains a region encoding:
- a CDS encoding metalloregulator ArsR/SmtB family transcription factor: protein MKIPEQLFKDIEVIGGINKIIEKLPDENRMKRQSQIYNALSSPLRLKILNLLSIQPLCACIIQKITKASPSKLSYHLSVLTESNLIEGKKEATWITYSLTELGKQCLTKL, encoded by the coding sequence ATGAAAATCCCAGAACAATTATTTAAAGACATAGAAGTAATTGGCGGAATCAATAAGATCATCGAAAAACTGCCAGATGAAAACAGAATGAAAAGGCAAAGCCAGATATACAATGCACTTTCATCGCCTCTTAGACTGAAGATTCTAAATCTTCTCTCAATACAGCCACTCTGTGCCTGCATTATCCAGAAAATAACAAAGGCTTCACCATCAAAACTTTCCTATCACCTTTCAGTATTAACTGAAAGTAATTTAATAGAAGGTAAAAAGGAAGCAACATGGATAACATATAGCCTTACAGAATTAGGAAAACAGTGTTTAACAAAACTGTAA
- a CDS encoding permease has protein sequence MPQDYLIHLVNIGLQSVQEYLALHVLLCLIPAFFLAGAIASLFSKESVLKYFGADTPKYISYSVAAISGCLLAVCSCTVLPLFAGIYKRGAGIGPATTFLFSAPAINILAIVYTAKILGYDIGVARAVGAILLSVVIGLIMHVVYEKKNGEHSGIKTFNAEEHSHTVQLFLLLLAILVIPEMIKSWTSLALVEIPFIAATVYLSFKWYSKEERESWMQETWFLVKMIAPLLLVGVFFAGILVELLPSEIVVKYVGGGNLLSYFIASVAAALMYFSTLTEVPIISALTLLGMAKGPALSMLLAGPALSLPSMIVISRVMGIKRGLSYIALVVIMAMISGMAFDYYVL, from the coding sequence ATGCCACAAGATTATCTTATACATCTGGTAAACATCGGTCTGCAATCTGTTCAGGAATACCTGGCATTGCATGTACTGCTCTGCCTGATTCCAGCATTTTTCCTAGCTGGTGCTATTGCATCGCTTTTCTCAAAGGAATCAGTGTTGAAGTATTTTGGTGCTGATACGCCAAAATACATCTCCTACTCCGTAGCAGCAATATCGGGCTGCTTGCTCGCAGTATGCAGCTGTACTGTACTCCCCTTGTTTGCTGGTATTTATAAGAGAGGAGCCGGCATAGGTCCAGCCACTACTTTTCTTTTCTCTGCACCTGCTATCAATATCCTCGCAATAGTTTATACTGCAAAGATTCTAGGCTATGATATTGGGGTTGCTAGGGCAGTGGGTGCAATTCTTCTATCAGTTGTCATTGGATTGATAATGCACGTAGTATATGAGAAAAAAAATGGTGAACACAGTGGTATCAAAACCTTTAACGCGGAAGAGCACTCTCACACTGTTCAACTTTTCTTGTTGCTGTTGGCAATACTTGTCATCCCTGAAATGATAAAATCTTGGACATCCCTGGCTCTGGTAGAAATTCCGTTCATAGCTGCTACGGTTTACTTGTCTTTCAAGTGGTACTCTAAGGAAGAAAGAGAAAGTTGGATGCAGGAGACCTGGTTCCTTGTAAAAATGATCGCTCCTCTGTTGCTCGTGGGAGTCTTCTTTGCAGGCATCCTCGTGGAGCTGCTTCCTTCAGAGATAGTAGTGAAATATGTAGGTGGTGGCAATCTGCTTTCGTACTTTATTGCTTCTGTTGCCGCTGCACTAATGTATTTCTCCACACTTACAGAAGTTCCTATCATCAGTGCTCTGACATTGCTCGGTATGGCTAAAGGCCCTGCTCTTTCAATGCTTCTTGCAGGTCCTGCATTGAGTCTTCCCAGTATGATCGTTATCAGCAGGGTCATGGGAATTAAAAGGGGACTTTCATATATCGCGCTGGTAGTCATAATGGCAATGATATCAGGAATGGCATTTGATTATTATGTACTTTAA
- a CDS encoding carboxymuconolactone decarboxylase family protein, with protein sequence MRMLEEFFPEFVEKLDEVDEIYRDKRTIDEKTYQFICFALSIKARSKPCVLKHFKGALEAGATVKELTYILALTMREAAGADDCWTHDVIGEWKDILKGNVSCSCAGDKD encoded by the coding sequence ATGAGAATGTTAGAAGAATTTTTCCCAGAATTTGTAGAGAAGTTGGATGAGGTCGATGAGATATACAGGGACAAGAGGACCATTGACGAGAAAACATATCAATTCATATGTTTTGCTCTTTCCATAAAGGCCCGCTCAAAACCTTGTGTACTTAAGCATTTCAAAGGTGCCCTTGAGGCAGGCGCAACTGTGAAAGAACTTACTTATATCCTTGCTTTGACAATGCGTGAAGCTGCAGGAGCTGACGACTGCTGGACCCACGATGTCATAGGTGAATGGAAAGATATTCTTAAAGGCAATGTATCCTGTTCATGTGCAGGTGACAAGGACTAA
- a CDS encoding metallophosphoesterase family protein, translating to MQLLIISDIHGNKEALDAVMNVPHDYIICLGDLVDYGPSPGECIDMLMEQKVPTIMGNHDNAVAFRMDCGCGYAYKHLSQSTRGYTWNIVNDAHLEFLRRLPLNIRREENGKKLYFTHGSPISFYDYIKPDTPEETIKELIKGVNADFLFIGHSHLPFVRKVGDMTLVNPGSVGQPRDGDTRASCAIFDTDTFQAEIIRVEYDTEVVFDKIRKNMPNADELLSILKRGK from the coding sequence ATGCAGTTGTTGATTATTTCGGACATACATGGGAATAAAGAAGCCCTTGATGCAGTCATGAATGTGCCTCATGACTATATTATCTGTCTGGGAGACCTCGTGGACTATGGTCCTTCTCCAGGTGAATGCATCGATATGCTAATGGAACAAAAGGTACCAACTATCATGGGAAACCATGACAATGCAGTGGCTTTCAGGATGGATTGTGGATGTGGCTATGCATATAAACACCTCTCCCAATCAACGAGGGGGTATACATGGAATATCGTGAATGATGCTCATCTGGAGTTCCTTCGTAGACTTCCTCTGAATATTAGAAGGGAGGAAAACGGGAAAAAATTATATTTCACACATGGTAGTCCCATATCTTTCTATGATTATATTAAGCCGGATACTCCAGAAGAGACAATAAAAGAACTTATAAAAGGAGTTAATGCTGATTTCTTATTCATAGGCCATTCACATCTTCCTTTTGTAAGGAAGGTCGGAGATATGACCTTGGTGAACCCTGGTTCTGTGGGCCAGCCCAGAGATGGGGATACTCGTGCAAGTTGTGCTATATTTGACACAGATACATTCCAGGCTGAAATAATTAGAGTTGAATATGATACGGAAGTAGTTTTCGACAAGATAAGAAAGAACATGCCAAATGCAGATGAACTTCTCTCAATATTGAAAAGGGGAAAGTAA
- a CDS encoding thioredoxin family protein, which translates to MKIEILGSGCAKCKKTKEIVEQAVAELGIVAEVVKVEDINAALNYGVMITPAVVVDGDVKIAGKVPTLEKVKEWLSK; encoded by the coding sequence ATGAAGATAGAGATACTTGGTTCAGGTTGTGCGAAATGCAAAAAAACAAAAGAGATCGTTGAACAGGCAGTTGCTGAGCTTGGAATCGTTGCAGAGGTTGTGAAAGTGGAAGACATTAATGCTGCTCTTAACTATGGCGTGATGATAACTCCTGCTGTTGTAGTCGACGGTGATGTAAAGATAGCTGGAAAAGTTCCAACTTTGGAGAAAGTAAAGGAATGGCTCTCTAAATAA
- a CDS encoding putative zinc-binding protein, with the protein MAEEIKMAGGVKCACEAAIVGLYACAGGSNVGQMANRVAVDLTKKGKGKIMCTVGIGGNVPGILKSTEGTDEIVAIDGCPLVCAKKSLELAGFIVDKSIVITEMGMKKGGKLDLEEAEVNEIMAKVESVLGI; encoded by the coding sequence ATGGCAGAAGAAATTAAAATGGCAGGAGGAGTAAAATGTGCATGTGAAGCTGCGATTGTTGGGCTGTATGCATGTGCTGGCGGCTCCAATGTTGGACAGATGGCAAATAGAGTAGCTGTTGACCTCACTAAAAAAGGAAAAGGTAAGATCATGTGTACTGTAGGAATAGGGGGTAATGTTCCAGGTATCCTAAAAAGTACTGAAGGAACCGATGAGATAGTTGCTATAGATGGCTGTCCTCTTGTCTGTGCAAAGAAATCACTGGAACTTGCAGGATTCATAGTAGATAAAAGCATAGTGATAACTGAAATGGGTATGAAAAAGGGTGGAAAATTGGATCTGGAAGAAGCTGAGGTAAATGAGATCATGGCCAAAGTAGAGAGTGTTTTAGGAATCTAG